DNA sequence from the Hyalangium ruber genome:
CGGGGTGGCGCACAGCGTGAGGATGGCCCGGTGCAACAGCGGCTGGCTCGCGCTCGGCGGCCCCAGGGCGCGCACGCTCATGGCGTCGATGGGCAGGGCCTGGTCCACGTCCCCGTGCTCGTCCACCCAGCGCAAGGACTCGAAGAGCAGCTCGCGGATGCTCATGTCCGAGGGCACCCAGTCCTCGCCGGTGCGGTCCGCGTCCTCCGTCCAGTGGAACGAGCCCCGGCCCGCGATGGTCAGGTCCATCATCGCGCTGAACAGCTCCTCGCGACCGATCTCTCGCACCAACCGCACATCCACCCCATGCGTGGAGAAGGCCTGCTCCACATCGGGTGTGCGCTGCGTCTCATCGAAGGCCGCCAGCACGCGGCTGCCCTTGGCCAGCCGGGCCAGCTCCAGCAGCCGGGCCACGCGCTCGCGAAGCCCCCGGCTGGCGGTCGCCATGACCTGGCCGGAGAGAACGAAGATCTTTCGCTCGCCTGCCTCCCACGAGAGCTGCAACGTCCCCGTCTTGCGGGAGCCGTCCAGCCACTGCAGGAGTTCAGGAAGCGGATAACTGAAGAGGTCGCCTTGGAGGGCCATGGTGACGGGGTCCCGAAATTCAAGGATACAGTCAGAGACCGTGCGCGTCGCGCTCCTCTTCATCGATGGTGTGGGTGTAGGCCGGAAGGACCCGGCGGTGAACCCACTTGCCAGCAGGGCCCACCTGCTCTCCCATTTCGGAGACGCTCCGGGCAACCCCTTGCCCGAAGGGGGGAGCTACACCCCTGTAGACACCACCTTCGGCGTGGAGGGCCGCCCCCAGTCGGCCTCCAACCAGACGGCCATCCTCACCGGCGACCCCGCCCCGGTCCTCATCCAGGGCCACGTGCTGGGCTACCCCAACCCGCCCCTGCGCGCGCTGCTCGCCGAGCGCTCCCTGGTCAAGCGATTGGTGGCCGCCGGACGCACGGCGACCTTCGCCAACAGCTACGCGACGGCGTACCTGGACGCGCTGAAGCTGCCCCGCCGCGCCTCCGCCACGCCCCCCGAGTTCGTCCTGCCACCAGCGGCGCTGCGGCGGCTGAAGCCCTCCGCCTCCACCCTGGCCTTCGCTGCGGGAGGCGTGCCGCTGCGCACGCTGGACGACGCACGCGCGGGAGAGGGCCTCACGCATGACATCACCGGAGCGAAGGCGGGCGCCCGAGGCTTCGAGGTGCCCCAGCGCACGCCCGAGGAGGCCGCGCGTGTCTTCTGGCGGGTGGCTGAGGGCGCGGACTTCACCTTCTTCGAGCACTACCTCGCGGACGAGGCGGGCCACGCGCGGGACTTCCCGCTGGCCCTGGAGGCCCTGGACACATTCGACGCCTTCGCCCGCGCTGTGGTGGCCACACGCCCGCCGGAGGCCCGAGTGCTCATTTGTAGTGATCACGGCAACGTGGAGGATCTCTCCACGCGCAGCCACACCCTCAACCCCGTCCCCGTGCTCTACTTCGGCCCGCCGGCGCCGGAGGTGGAGGCGCTGGCCACCGTGGCGGACGTGGGCCGCACGGTGTTGCGCTGGCTGAACGTGGAGTGAGGTGCGCGTGACGGTGGGCAGGAGCCACAGGCGAGCGACGTGGGCCGCGATGCTCGCATTGCTGCTGGGGACAGGGTGTACCTTCCCCCGAGTGGCGATGTTCCAGGAGCAACAGCCGCTGGAGACGCCGGTGGGCGCCTTCCGCCTGGAGTACCCACCCCAGGACACGAAGAGCGCGGCCATGGTCCGCGAGGCCATCGAGCGGGCGAGCCCCCTGCTCACCCGCTGGGGCATGCTCCAGCAGCCCGTCACGGTGCGAATCCACCCGGATCACCGCTCCCTGGAGCGGGCGGCGCGGCGCACCGATCTGCGCTGGCTGAGGGCCTGGTCGCGCTACGACGCCGTGGACGTGCAGGCACCGGGCAGCTGGACCCCTCTGGCGGGCAGCCAGCGAGACATGGATGAACTGCTGCTCCACGAGCTGACGCACAGCCTGATGTACCAACAGGCGGCGGACGAGGGGGTGTGGCGCCAGAAGAAGATCCCCGCGTGGTTCCGCGAGGGCATGGCCTCGTTCACGGCCAACCAGGGCTACCGCTGGCCCACGCTGGAGCAGCTGGCCCGCCTCATGGCGGAGCACCCCACGTGGGAGCCTCTACTGCGGCCCGAAGAGCTGCACGCCGACCAGATGCCCGTGGCCTATGGCGCGGCCCACCACGCCTTCACCTTCCTGGTGAACCGGTACGGTGAGGACCGGGTGCGCGCGCTCCTTCAGGAGATGAGCAAGGGCCCGGACTTCCCGGTGGCCTTCACGTCGATCGTGGGGCTGCAGCCCGAGCTCTTCCTTCGGGACTTCAGCCGCTACGTCCGCCTGCGGGGCTTCAAGGGGGGGCGACTGCTACAACCCACGCAGCCTCCGCCTCCCCCGTGACGATGTTCTCTACTTCTTCGCCTCCGGCTGAGCCGCGGCCGCCGAGGGGCTGGTGAGCAGGGGCGGACGGTCCTTGCCCTCCATCGTGCGCTGCAGCTCGATCTCCTGCAGCAGCACGGCGGGCGACACGGTGGACACCGGCACGTTGCCGCTCTCCGCGCCGCAGAAGCCGTTGAAGATGCCCTGCTTGGCACCCGTGGCCAGGATGCGGTTGATCGAGGACAGCGGCGTGCCGACGATCTCCACCCCGCGCACCAGGGACTCCTTCCCGTCCCGCACATCCACCCGGTACACCATGCGCGGCACGCCCTTGAAGGCCTGGTAGCCGTAACCCGAGGTGTTGGTATTGCCCCCGGTGATGTCGCGGATGATGAGCCCGTAGGGCTTGCCCTGCCGCTTCGCCTCCTCGATCAGCATCTTCTTGAGCTGCTCGTCGCTCACCTGCTTCGAGGACTCCACGAGCAGGTTCGCCATGCGGGCCACCGGCCGACGGTTGCCCTGGCTGCGCCCGTGTCCGTTCGACTGCAGGAAGCCCTCCACCGGCTGGCGCGACAGCAGATAGCTCTTGAGCACGCCCTTCTCCACCAGCGTCACCCTCTGCCCCTTCACGCCCTCCTCATCGAAGAGGTAGTAGCCGTTGAGCGGATCACCCTTCAGCGCCCGCAGGGTCGGATCGTCGTACATGGAGATGAAGGGCGGCAGGATCTGCTTGTTCTCCTGCCCGCGGAACGTCTTGCCCTCGCGATCATCCCCCTGCCGGTGTCCCTCGAGCCGGTGCCCGATGGTCTCGTGGAAGAGCACCCCCGCCGCCTCGGGCGCCAGGATGGCAGGGCCCGTGTACGGATCGATCGCCGGCGCCTTGCGCAGCGCCAGCAGCTCCGAGATGACCTTGCCCGCCGCCTCCGCCATCTCCTTCTCGTTCGGCAGGCCCGCCTCGGTGGGCGAGTAGAAGATGCGCGCGTCATCGAGCAACTGCCCATCCTCCGCCCGTGCCACGGCGGTGATCTGCAACCCGTACAGCGTCTCCTCCGTCACGATGCGGCTGCCCTCGGTGGAGACGAAGACGCGCACCATCTTGTCGGCGGTGACTCGCACGTCCGAGTCGAAGATCTCCGGGTGGGCGTTGAACTGGGCCGACAGCTCGCGCGCCACGCGCTTCCACCGCTCGCGGTCGAACGGGAACGCCACCGGCGGCTGCACGTGCGTGCCCGGCTTCTCGCGCGAGAAGGACGGCGGGCGCTTGGGGTCCTCCACCGTGTAGACGTCCTCGCCCTTCTTCTTGAGGAACTGCACGAGCGCCGACTTGTACTTCTCGTCCGTCATCAGCCACAGCGAGGTGCGCAGCGCCACCGACGAGTCATCGATGGGGCCCTCCGGCCGGGCGAAGTAGCTGGTGCCCTTGGTGGAGACCAGGAAGTCCATCTCCTCGGGCACCGAGCTGTCGAAGTCGTACGAGCCCACGCGCACATCCACGGCGAGCTGGCGGTTGCGGTAATTGTCGTCGAGGAAGAGCGCGCCGTAGCGGGCGGAGATGACGGACTGGTCGTAGTCCTTGAGCTGGTAGCTCATGAAGTACGGCGCGTCATGGCCCTGGAGCTTGAGCTGCTGCTGGTTGCGAGTCATCTCCGCCGACATGGCCTCGAGCAGCGACTGGCGAGGGTCGGCTGGCGGCGCGGCGGCCAGGAGGACGGCGGAGGCGGTCAACAGGGGGAGGAGTCGGAGTCTCACGCGCCCACTGTATCCAAACCACCCCGCAATGCATCGAAGGTCCTCACCGCCCCACGTGGGAGCGGCGAGGACCCTCGTCTGGGAGGCTGACAGCCGGGAAGGCTAGGCCTTCGTCACCTTCTCACGGCCCGGGCCAACCATCTTCGTGGCGTTGCGCGTGTCGATGACGCACTGGGCCTTCTGCACCACCATCGCGTAGTCGATGGAGGAGTGGTCGGTGAGGATCAGCACCGCGTCGTACTCGCCGATGGTCTCCGGCGACAGCGGCACGGAGCTCATCTCGAAGTGGAAGCCGTGGCCCTTCTCCAGCTTGGGCACGTACGGATCGTGGTAGCTGACCTCGGCGCCCTTCTCATTGAGCAGCGAGATGACGCGCAGGCTCGGGCTCTCGCGCATGTCATCGATGTCCTTCTTGTAGGCCGCCCCGAGGCACAGCACCTTGGCGCCGTTCAGCGTCTTCTTGTGCTTGTTGAGCGCCTCCATGGTGCGCTGCACCACGTAGTACGGCATCTGCGTGTTCACCTCGCCGGCCAGCTCGATGAACTTGGTGTGGAACTCGTACTCGCGCGCCTTCCACGTCAGGTAGAACGGGTCGATCGGGATGCAGTGCCCGCCCAGGCCGGGGCCGGGGAAGAAGGGCATGAAGCCGAACGGCTTGGTGCTCGCCGCCTGGATGACCTCCCAGACGTCGATGTTCATCCGGTCGCAGAGCATCTTCATCTCGTTGACCATGGCGATGTTCACGCAGCGGAAGATGTTCTCCAGCAGCTTGGAGAGCTCCGCCACGCGCGTGGAGGACACCGCCACCGTCTCCTTCAGCGCGCTGGAGTACAGCGCCTGCGCCACCTCGAGGCACGCCGGGGTGAAGCCGCCGACGATCTTCGGGATGGTCTTCGTGTTGAAGCTCTTGTTGCCCGGGTCCTCGCGCTCGGGGCTGAAGGCCAGGTGGAAGTCCACGCCCGCCTTCAGGCCGTTCTTCTCCAGCAGCGGCTTGAGCACCTCCTCGGTGGTGCCCGGGTACGTGGTGGACTCCAGCACGAAGAGCTGGTTGCGCCGCACGTACGGGGCCAGCGCCTCGCCCGTCTGAATGATGTACGTCATGTCCGGCTCACGCGAGGCCGTCAGCGGCGTGGGCACGCAGATGACGATGCAGTCCATCTCCGTGGCCTTGGCGAAGTCCGTCGTCGCCTTGAGCTTGCCCTCGTTGCTGAGCTTCGCCAGCGGCTCGCTGGGGATGTGCTTGATGTAGCTCTCCCCCTTGCCGATCTTCTCGATCTTGCGCTTGTCGATGTCGAGACCCGTCACCGGGAAGCCGGCCTCCGCGAACGCCATGCCCAGCGGCAGTCCCACGTAGCCCAGCCCCACCACCCCCACCTTCGCCTCCCGCTTGCGAATCATCTCGACCAGCGGGCTCACCATCACTCGCATCTTCTTGCCCTCCCAGAGGGGCGCCGCGCCACACGGTCAGCCCCAGCCCAACCACCTTGAACTCACAGGAAAACGACAACCCACCTCAGCCACGCGGGGGGCACCAGCTGCACCCCGTAAACCACTGCCATCGCCGGCTCCACGCGCCCGTACCCTGGCGAGTACCGGGATGGCTCCAGCCGCGGTGACAACCCCACCGCGAAGAGCACCAGCGCCCGGGCCGCACCCGCCGGCCCCAGCTCCATTCCGAGCGGTTCGAAGGTGCGCGGTGCCTCCGGTACGCGCAAGGCCCTCCGCAACTCTTCTTGCGAGGGAGCCCGCATCCGCACATGGGTGTCCGGCAGGTGCAGCCGGCCCACCACGTCATGCGTCCCCGTACCCACGAGCCGATCCGTCACCGAGAGCACGCGCTCGCGCTTGTCCAGGTAGAAGGTCCGCTCCACGCCCACGGGCGCCGGCAGGCTTCGGTAGCCATCGTGCCGCACGGAGAGTCGATCCAGCTCCGGCCCGGCCTGGAACACCTCCACCCGCGCGCGCGCCGCCTCGGGCAGCGCGAAGAGGCGCTCCGGCACGATGGGTACCTGCTCCACGCCATCCAACTGGAGCGTGTTGTGCAGGGCGGTGCCGCGGAACGCGTTGCGCACGTTCGGATCCCGCGTGTACGTGCCGGTGCCGGGATCCACGATGACGGGTACGCCGCCCAGGTGCAGCTCGAAGGAGAGCTTGTCGTTGTGGTTGTGTCCGCCTACCCCGCCCTGCCCCTGAGGGCCCGCGCTGACGGTAACGACCGCCCCCGCGCCGCGCAGCACGTGGAAGCCTCCCTCGGGGAAGCACACCGAAACCGGCGGAGGTGCGGGAGGAAGCGCCTGGAAGCGCTCCAGCCCCGGCAGACCGAGCAACCAGGCTGCCTCGTCCGGGAACTCGCCCCCCGCCAGGCTCCCATCCGAGAAGAGCGCGGCACCCAGCGGCGCCAGGTAGCCATGGTCCAGGTCGGCCCTGTCCCGAAGCGGGAAGACGCGGCCCGAATCATTGTCGCCCACCTGAGGAGCCAGCCCCTGCTCCGAGCACCACGCGCGGGCGGCTCCGTACATCCGCCGCAGCCGCTCCGTGTAGCTGTCGCCCAGGGAGGTCCCCGCCCCGAGCCCCACCACATAGGCCAGGGTGAACAGCTCCACCGAGAGCCGGTGGTAGGGCGTGGAGCCCTCGAAGGAAGTGCCCTCCGCGTGTACCTGCGCCTCCATCTGCGCGCGCAGGCCGTTCACCGCGAGCGCCACCTGGCTCGGCGCGTTCGGCAGCTCCGGGAAGAGCAGGCCCACCACCAGCAGGCCCACGAAGTTGGAGACGAGGTGGTTGTTGGGAACGGCGCCCCGGTCCTCCAGGTGCGCCTCCACCCACGCGGTGTGCTCGGTGAGCGCGCTCAGCACGGGCACGAGGAACTCGGGCCGCTGCACCTCGGGCGCCTCGGCGAACATGGCCAGCGCCTGCGCCACGTTGGCCGCACGCAGCGCCACCTCCATGGGGCAGGTCCAATGCACGCCCATGCCCGTCGGGTTGGCCTGGAGGAAGTCGATCACCTGCAGCACGAAGGCCCGCGCGAACCGCGAGCGCGCCGCCTCGTCCTGCTCCACCCAGTAGCCCTGCGCGAGCGCCACCAGGCTGTCGAGCCGCCCGAGCTCCCACGCGTACTTCGGATCCGAGCCGTGCCGCTGCAGCTTCAGCTGCTCCACCGGCTCCAGCGGGAAGCGGTAGCCGCTCCACACATCCAAGGACCAGTCCACCGGCTTGCCTTCACCGAAGGCCACGCACGTACCGAAGACATTGAACTCCTGGCGGAGCGCCGTCTGTGCCCGCTCGAGCGCCCTTTCCTTCGCGCCAGGGATGGCCGCGAGCGCCTGGAGCACGGACGAACGCTGCTGAGGCTCGCACCACGCGCCGGTGTGGCGCGTCTCCAGGAACCGGCTCGCCAGCTCCGTGGCGGAGGCGGCACCATAGGCCTGCAGGATCCGCAGCTCATCCACAGGATACCGGCGGCGATAGAGCGCCTGCCGAGCCGCGCCCTGAACCCGTCGCACCGCGCTCTTTGCTACAGCGGCAGGCGCGAGACGAACCAGCGCCGTGTAGTAATCGAGAGTTCCCATCCAACCCCTTCCACCGTCCGTACTTGTGTTAGCAATCGCCCGGCCAGCGCAAACCCCTTGAAGTTGCTGGGAACGCGAGTACCGCTGCCCCAGAGGGCCGGTAAAAAGTGCTGTAGCGCGCGGACCTCATGAGAAGTTCCGTTCCCTGGCTGATGTCGCGCGGTACCTCAGGTAGGCAGTGTTGCGCCGCACTCGGTGCGTGCCCATTCCTTGGCGCGTGCGTGTCAGAGCGTTGAGCGAGCGGCGTGCCCAGGGAGTTTCCGGGGCATCGGGGGTGGAGGGGGTACTCGCGGCGGTAGCCGAGCGAGCGCTTCAGAAGGGGGCGCGGGCGGGGATGGACGCCCTCCTTCAGGAGGCGCTGCGGCTCACGGGCGCGCTGGGCATCGCCCTCCATGAGGGTCGGGACCGGGTGGCGCAGGCGGGGCTGAAGCCGCCCCCTCTCTCCAAGGCACGCGCGCTCCAAGTGATTCACGCGCCGGATCAACGGACGGCCCTGGTGGTGGTGCCGGAGCGCGGCAGTCCGGAGGAGCGGGAAGCGTTGGCGAAGTTCGCCCGCCTCGCGAGCACCCTGTTGGCTACCCAGAGACGGGAAGCGGCGGCCCAGGCTCGACAGGCACACCTGTCTCGGGAGCTGCGGCAGTTGGAGCAGGCCGTGGCGTACCGGGAACGCAACCGCTCGCGGGCCTCGCACGATCTCAGGACGCCCCTGCTCGTCATGAAGGGCTACGTGGACATGATGCGCAAGGGGATGACGGGCGAGCTCACCCCCACCATGGAGCGCTACCTGGAGCGCATCCACGGCGCGACCCAGGACATGAGCGCGCTCATCTCGCAGCGCCTCGCGGCCGGCGATGCGCCCGA
Encoded proteins:
- a CDS encoding DUF4388 domain-containing protein, which produces MALQGDLFSYPLPELLQWLDGSRKTGTLQLSWEAGERKIFVLSGQVMATASRGLRERVARLLELARLAKGSRVLAAFDETQRTPDVEQAFSTHGVDVRLVREIGREELFSAMMDLTIAGRGSFHWTEDADRTGEDWVPSDMSIRELLFESLRWVDEHGDVDQALPIDAMSVRALGPPSASQPLLHRAILTLCATPQNLGRLRLSMGVSRSSVTRRVFDLLRLKLVEVEGAPQVEADPVAEMLEKGAVLVREGQYDSAGIICASLLASDPADRRVREFARMVQREHVAALYGELPPVAVPVPVHDPESMSLLKPEERQIAGLVNGSWDVSTLVLAVPARELDTLRTLAKLVRMGLVQLTMPLR
- a CDS encoding metalloenzyme, whose product is MRVALLFIDGVGVGRKDPAVNPLASRAHLLSHFGDAPGNPLPEGGSYTPVDTTFGVEGRPQSASNQTAILTGDPAPVLIQGHVLGYPNPPLRALLAERSLVKRLVAAGRTATFANSYATAYLDALKLPRRASATPPEFVLPPAALRRLKPSASTLAFAAGGVPLRTLDDARAGEGLTHDITGAKAGARGFEVPQRTPEEAARVFWRVAEGADFTFFEHYLADEAGHARDFPLALEALDTFDAFARAVVATRPPEARVLICSDHGNVEDLSTRSHTLNPVPVLYFGPPAPEVEALATVADVGRTVLRWLNVE
- a CDS encoding TldD/PmbA family protein, producing the protein MRLRLLPLLTASAVLLAAAPPADPRQSLLEAMSAEMTRNQQQLKLQGHDAPYFMSYQLKDYDQSVISARYGALFLDDNYRNRQLAVDVRVGSYDFDSSVPEEMDFLVSTKGTSYFARPEGPIDDSSVALRTSLWLMTDEKYKSALVQFLKKKGEDVYTVEDPKRPPSFSREKPGTHVQPPVAFPFDRERWKRVARELSAQFNAHPEIFDSDVRVTADKMVRVFVSTEGSRIVTEETLYGLQITAVARAEDGQLLDDARIFYSPTEAGLPNEKEMAEAAGKVISELLALRKAPAIDPYTGPAILAPEAAGVLFHETIGHRLEGHRQGDDREGKTFRGQENKQILPPFISMYDDPTLRALKGDPLNGYYLFDEEGVKGQRVTLVEKGVLKSYLLSRQPVEGFLQSNGHGRSQGNRRPVARMANLLVESSKQVSDEQLKKMLIEEAKRQGKPYGLIIRDITGGNTNTSGYGYQAFKGVPRMVYRVDVRDGKESLVRGVEIVGTPLSSINRILATGAKQGIFNGFCGAESGNVPVSTVSPAVLLQEIELQRTMEGKDRPPLLTSPSAAAAQPEAKK
- a CDS encoding nucleotide sugar dehydrogenase, translating into MRVMVSPLVEMIRKREAKVGVVGLGYVGLPLGMAFAEAGFPVTGLDIDKRKIEKIGKGESYIKHIPSEPLAKLSNEGKLKATTDFAKATEMDCIVICVPTPLTASREPDMTYIIQTGEALAPYVRRNQLFVLESTTYPGTTEEVLKPLLEKNGLKAGVDFHLAFSPEREDPGNKSFNTKTIPKIVGGFTPACLEVAQALYSSALKETVAVSSTRVAELSKLLENIFRCVNIAMVNEMKMLCDRMNIDVWEVIQAASTKPFGFMPFFPGPGLGGHCIPIDPFYLTWKAREYEFHTKFIELAGEVNTQMPYYVVQRTMEALNKHKKTLNGAKVLCLGAAYKKDIDDMRESPSLRVISLLNEKGAEVSYHDPYVPKLEKGHGFHFEMSSVPLSPETIGEYDAVLILTDHSSIDYAMVVQKAQCVIDTRNATKMVGPGREKVTKA
- a CDS encoding alginate lyase family protein, producing MGTLDYYTALVRLAPAAVAKSAVRRVQGAARQALYRRRYPVDELRILQAYGAASATELASRFLETRHTGAWCEPQQRSSVLQALAAIPGAKERALERAQTALRQEFNVFGTCVAFGEGKPVDWSLDVWSGYRFPLEPVEQLKLQRHGSDPKYAWELGRLDSLVALAQGYWVEQDEAARSRFARAFVLQVIDFLQANPTGMGVHWTCPMEVALRAANVAQALAMFAEAPEVQRPEFLVPVLSALTEHTAWVEAHLEDRGAVPNNHLVSNFVGLLVVGLLFPELPNAPSQVALAVNGLRAQMEAQVHAEGTSFEGSTPYHRLSVELFTLAYVVGLGAGTSLGDSYTERLRRMYGAARAWCSEQGLAPQVGDNDSGRVFPLRDRADLDHGYLAPLGAALFSDGSLAGGEFPDEAAWLLGLPGLERFQALPPAPPPVSVCFPEGGFHVLRGAGAVVTVSAGPQGQGGVGGHNHNDKLSFELHLGGVPVIVDPGTGTYTRDPNVRNAFRGTALHNTLQLDGVEQVPIVPERLFALPEAARARVEVFQAGPELDRLSVRHDGYRSLPAPVGVERTFYLDKRERVLSVTDRLVGTGTHDVVGRLHLPDTHVRMRAPSQEELRRALRVPEAPRTFEPLGMELGPAGAARALVLFAVGLSPRLEPSRYSPGYGRVEPAMAVVYGVQLVPPAWLRWVVVFL
- a CDS encoding sensor histidine kinase, whose amino-acid sequence is MDALLQEALRLTGALGIALHEGRDRVAQAGLKPPPLSKARALQVIHAPDQRTALVVVPERGSPEEREALAKFARLASTLLATQRREAAAQARQAHLSRELRQLEQAVAYRERNRSRASHDLRTPLLVMKGYVDMMRKGMTGELTPTMERYLERIHGATQDMSALISQRLAAGDAPEDLLSLLRGAFERLARTQNLSLRSEGAPPAVPVRGLHSELLLLTRTLARSLAATGTPQVDLGIEARETVKMWRVSLSTTSDQPLPARMMQRLDGLVQKLGGTLAVRLSPCLELTLQLPAAMT